A single Phormidium ambiguum IAM M-71 DNA region contains:
- a CDS encoding P-II family nitrogen regulator translates to MPSETSPVQPAVLLTIIAETVLKDAIVSLFKSNDVSGYTINQVQGEGSHGKRLGDIAGYNTNIEIKTIVSLEVSDSIFSSIKDYQGKHALIAFRQNVEALVN, encoded by the coding sequence ATGCCCTCTGAAACCAGCCCAGTCCAACCCGCAGTCCTACTCACCATTATTGCTGAAACAGTTCTAAAAGATGCTATTGTCAGTTTGTTTAAAAGCAATGATGTAAGCGGTTACACAATTAATCAAGTGCAGGGCGAAGGTAGCCACGGTAAACGCTTAGGAGACATAGCAGGCTACAACACAAATATTGAAATCAAAACCATTGTGTCACTAGAAGTATCTGATTCTATCTTTTCGTCTATCAAAGACTATCAGGGTAAGCACGCTTTGATTGCCTTCCGGCAGAATGTAGAAGCCTTGGTTAATTAA
- a CDS encoding SDR family oxidoreductase, with the protein MATYLITGANRGIGYEYCRQLQLRGNVVIAVCRSASEELQQLGVQIEEGIDITSDASVADLQTRLGDTQIDVLINNAGILKRVTLEDLDFESIREQFEVNALGTLRVIHALLPNLHPGSKIAIMTSRMGSIGDNTSGSSYGYRMSKVALSMAGKSLSHDLKPRGIAVAILHPGLVQTRMTNFTSGGITPEESVKGLLQRIDELTLENTGTFWHANGEVLPW; encoded by the coding sequence ATGGCAACTTATTTAATTACAGGTGCTAATCGAGGAATTGGTTACGAATACTGTCGCCAACTGCAACTCCGAGGTAATGTTGTAATTGCCGTTTGCCGGAGTGCTTCGGAAGAATTGCAGCAACTAGGCGTACAAATTGAAGAAGGAATTGATATTACCTCCGATGCTTCAGTTGCAGATTTACAAACTCGCTTGGGTGACACACAGATTGATGTATTGATTAACAATGCAGGAATCCTCAAGCGTGTCACATTAGAAGACTTGGATTTTGAGAGCATTAGAGAACAGTTTGAAGTGAATGCTTTGGGAACTTTACGAGTGATTCACGCCCTACTACCAAATCTCCATCCAGGCTCCAAAATTGCAATTATGACTAGTCGGATGGGTTCAATTGGTGACAATACCTCTGGTAGTTCCTACGGTTATCGAATGTCGAAAGTAGCATTATCAATGGCAGGCAAATCGCTGTCTCATGACTTGAAACCGCGTGGAATTGCAGTAGCGATACTGCATCCCGGTTTAGTGCAAACCCGCATGACCAATTTTACATCTGGTGGCATTACGCCGGAGGAATCAGTAAAGGGATTATTGCAGCGAATTGATGAGTTAACGCTGGAGAATACAGGCACTTTTTGGCACGCAAATGGCGAGGTGTTGCCTTGGTAG
- a CDS encoding 3'-5' exonuclease has protein sequence MMNLNQYDYFLVLDLEATCCDKGSIKRHKMEIIEIGAVMVEAETLMIVDEFQTFVKPVRYPILTPFCTSLTSITQTQVEQAPGYVNAILLLQKWLSNYPNAVFGSWGDYDYNQFKQDSKFHKVPFPISYPHINLKKLFSKTQELSEPYGMAEALKLTGMELEGTHHRGIDDAKNIAKLLPFILGKQQILVVVDE, from the coding sequence ATGATGAACTTAAATCAATACGATTATTTTTTAGTCCTCGATTTAGAAGCAACTTGTTGCGATAAAGGAAGCATTAAACGGCATAAAATGGAAATTATCGAAATTGGAGCCGTGATGGTAGAAGCAGAAACTTTGATGATAGTTGATGAGTTTCAAACTTTTGTTAAACCTGTGCGTTATCCTATTCTTACTCCTTTCTGTACAAGTCTCACTTCGATTACTCAAACGCAGGTTGAACAAGCTCCGGGATATGTAAATGCAATTCTACTTTTGCAAAAATGGTTATCAAACTACCCAAATGCTGTCTTTGGTTCTTGGGGAGATTATGACTACAATCAATTTAAACAAGACAGTAAGTTTCACAAAGTTCCTTTTCCCATTAGCTATCCTCACATTAATCTCAAAAAATTGTTCAGTAAAACCCAAGAATTATCTGAACCTTACGGTATGGCAGAAGCATTAAAATTAACAGGAATGGAACTAGAAGGAACCCATCATCGCGGTATTGACGATGCCAAAAATATCGCCAAACTACTACCTTTTATTCTGGGTAAACAACAGATTTTGGTTGTGGTGGACGAGTAA
- a CDS encoding DUF4336 domain-containing protein, whose protein sequence is MRATQSNHKQQENDRDWSWNFWPLVPLYPYNKRRTLRREIIKDTIWTFDQIQGILYTVTPIRMTAVRLSSGGLLIYAPVAPTPECIRLVNELVAVHGEVKYIILPTASGLEHKVFVGPFARRFPNAQVFVAPSQWSYPFNLPLSWLGFPEKRTKILPEDSKLAPFCDDFEYKILDINLGRGSFVEVALWHKSSRTLLLTDTVLVVPETPPEIVQIDPYPLLFHARDNALEEICDTPENRQKGWQRISLFALYFRPSALETVDLKQALADMFKAPDKSKKAYFGLFPFRWKNGWQHSFSALRGNGRPLVAPILQTLILDHSPEKTLNWASQVSLWDFELIIPCHFDATIKTNPSQFRQAFAFLESETSLPAEDLAFILELEENLDKKGITRPPQPKSVVYPE, encoded by the coding sequence GTGAGAGCTACACAATCAAACCACAAACAACAAGAAAACGATCGAGATTGGTCATGGAATTTCTGGCCATTAGTACCACTTTACCCTTATAACAAGCGGCGCACGCTGCGTCGAGAAATCATCAAAGATACTATTTGGACATTCGATCAAATCCAAGGTATTTTGTACACAGTAACACCCATTCGCATGACTGCGGTTCGGCTATCTTCTGGTGGTTTACTTATCTATGCACCTGTCGCACCTACTCCTGAGTGCATCCGACTAGTTAACGAATTGGTAGCGGTTCATGGTGAAGTGAAATATATTATCCTTCCTACTGCCTCTGGTTTAGAACACAAGGTTTTTGTCGGCCCATTTGCCAGACGTTTTCCTAATGCTCAAGTATTTGTTGCGCCTTCCCAGTGGAGTTATCCGTTTAACTTACCTTTAAGTTGGCTTGGTTTTCCTGAAAAACGAACTAAGATACTTCCAGAAGATAGTAAATTAGCACCGTTTTGTGATGATTTTGAATACAAAATATTAGACATTAATTTAGGACGGGGTTCTTTTGTCGAAGTTGCATTATGGCACAAATCCTCGCGCACGTTGCTGCTAACAGATACAGTTTTGGTAGTGCCAGAAACTCCGCCAGAAATCGTTCAAATTGACCCTTATCCGCTATTGTTTCATGCCAGAGATAATGCTTTAGAAGAGATTTGTGATACACCAGAAAATCGCCAGAAAGGATGGCAAAGGATTAGTTTGTTTGCACTTTACTTTCGCCCAAGTGCTTTAGAAACAGTGGATTTAAAACAAGCATTAGCTGATATGTTCAAAGCGCCAGATAAATCTAAGAAAGCATATTTTGGTTTATTTCCGTTTCGTTGGAAAAATGGCTGGCAACATTCATTTTCTGCACTGCGGGGAAATGGTAGACCTTTGGTAGCACCAATTTTGCAAACCTTGATTTTGGATCATTCACCAGAGAAAACCCTCAACTGGGCTTCACAAGTATCCCTTTGGGATTTTGAACTGATTATTCCTTGCCATTTTGACGCAACTATTAAAACCAATCCTAGTCAGTTTCGACAAGCTTTTGCTTTTTTGGAGTCAGAAACATCTTTACCAGCAGAAGATTTGGCATTCATTTTGGAATTGGAAGAAAACCTGGATAAAAAAGGTATTACTCGTCCACCACAACCAAAATCTGTTGTTTACCCAGAATAA
- a CDS encoding DUF6653 family protein, whose amino-acid sequence MTLERKIAASFSMDDTTWARHANPWSVWTRFTVLPLLILAIWSRVWLGWWSLIPITITIGWMWLNPRIFSEPNSTNNWASKAVLGERVWLNRDNVPVPQHHQKVPNILSVVSTSGVVFLIWGLVALNFWPTLLGVTLVYLGKLWFIDRMVWLYEDMKDVQPEYRSWLY is encoded by the coding sequence ATGACTTTAGAAAGAAAGATAGCCGCCTCTTTTAGTATGGATGATACGACTTGGGCGCGTCACGCTAATCCTTGGAGCGTCTGGACAAGATTTACTGTTTTACCGTTATTAATTTTAGCTATTTGGAGTCGGGTTTGGTTGGGTTGGTGGTCTTTAATTCCCATTACAATTACTATAGGTTGGATGTGGCTAAATCCGCGCATCTTTTCCGAACCTAATTCGACAAATAATTGGGCTTCTAAAGCTGTGCTTGGCGAAAGAGTTTGGCTAAACCGCGATAATGTTCCCGTTCCTCAACATCATCAAAAAGTTCCCAATATTCTCAGTGTTGTTTCTACGTCGGGAGTAGTTTTTTTGATCTGGGGTTTAGTTGCTTTGAATTTTTGGCCAACTTTATTAGGAGTAACTTTGGTTTATTTAGGAAAATTGTGGTTTATTGATAGAATGGTTTGGCTTTATGAAGATATGAAAGATGTACAACCAGAGTATCGCAGTTGGTTGTATTAG